In Drosophila teissieri strain GT53w chromosome 2R, Prin_Dtei_1.1, whole genome shotgun sequence, the following proteins share a genomic window:
- the LOC122614355 gene encoding uncharacterized protein LOC122614355 — MKLIILVILCSQIILEIAAYEHKIAHRICGKNTFPDCYSYCRRGCTDNPVDCVHLCNKGCGCVEASIVRNNGGCRRVKSCGKDEDSLSAEEFVKAWWDPPENSNADEQPAPTPDGSEEGGSDEKKSQENPDEVTPSGALEDAGSTPQASLLL, encoded by the coding sequence ATGAAACTTATTATTTTGGTGATCCTCTGCAGCCAGATTATCCTGGAAATTGCTGCCTATGAGCACAAAATCGCACACAGGATATGTGGCAAAAACACTTTCCCCGATTGCTATTCATATTGTAGAAGGGGATGCACGGATAACCCAGTTGACTGCGTTCATCTCTGCAATAAAGGATGCGGATGTGTCGAAGCCTCAATCGTGCGGAACAACGGAGGATGCAGAAGAGTAAAGAGTTGCGGCAAGGATGAGGACTCCCTATCTGCTGAAGAATTCGTGAAAGCCTGGTGGGATCCCCCCGAAAATAGTAATGCAGATGAACAGCCGGCCCCAACGCCAGATGGTTCGGAAGAAGGCGGATCGGATGAGAAGAAAAGCCAGGAAAATCCGGATGAAGTGACGCCGTCAGGTGCTTTAGAGGACGCCGGCTCCACGCCTCAAGCCTCCTTACTTTTGTAA
- the LOC122612962 gene encoding uncharacterized protein LOC122612962: MFDSKIKVPKYDSDAFDNVEYELQMTYTLETDRRIMSFYDAMWGMEVTGGIDQFEPLTIVNVSPTGLAKRGGMRVGDEITQINNTPALEMTFNEALQMFRQNARYVRVYVRGDDDAPGEEDWTCDCWFKPRKPWRRDFTPIQWTFPWNDRRKPVYKESNCFMVPSKMEEKIRARRAATSAVHKKDELAPHTRSLTPTPRPKNQPGPNLLETVLRPRGPPPRD, from the exons ATGTTCGACTCAAAGATTAAGGTGCCCAAGTACGACTCGGATGCATTCGACAATGTCGAGTACGAGCTGCAGATGACGTACACCCTGGAGACGGATCGCCGGATCATGAGCTTCTACGACGCCATGTGGGGCATGGAGGTCACTGGCGGCATTGACCAGTTCGAGCCGCTGACCATTGTGAATGTCTCGCCCACGGGCCTGGCAAAGAGAGGAGGCATGCGAGTGGGCGACGAGATCACCCAGATCAATAATACGCCGGCCCTGGAGATGACCTTTAATGAGGCCCTGCAAATGTTCCGACAGAATGCGCGTTACGTTCGCGTCTACGTTAGGGG CGATGACGACGCACCCGGTGAGGAGGACTGGACCTGCGATTGCTGGTTTAAGCCCAGAAAGCCCTGGCGTCGTGACTTCACACCCATTCAGTGGACGTTCCCCTGGAACGATCGTCGCAAGCCCGTGTACAAGGAGTCCAACTGCTTCATGGTGCCAAGCAAAATGGAGGAGAAGATTCGGGCGCGACGTGCGGCCACCTCAGCCGTTCACAAGAAGGATGAACTGGCTCCACACACCCGCTCCTTGACGCCCACTCCCAGACCGAAGAATCAACCTGGTCCGAATCTTCTCGAGACAGTGCTCAGGCCCCGTGGACCACCGCCAAGGGATTAG
- the LOC122612963 gene encoding accessory gland protein Acp53Ea: MAHKVGSKAAGKRAPMHLIKVAFLLSFLALSQKSQVQAAISSELDHYLRCLEVVTDAGALMIENSITAIKLLSECVGYQPKIKLNGSVIRFIRLAHQFAKKAIYDRPECLVQTFTTAVGLIRPIIAKFDSLRCFDD; this comes from the exons ATGGCCCACAAAGTTGGATCAAAAGCTGCCGGAAAAAGAGCCCCAATGCATTTGATTAAGGTCGCCTTTTTACTGAGCTTCTTGGCT CTATCCCAAAAGTCGCAAGTTCAAGCCGCAATCAGTTCGGAACTCGATCACTATCTGCGGTGTTTGGAAGTGGTGACTGATGCCGGTGCCCTGATGATCGAGAACTCCATAACGGCCATAAAGCTGCTATCCGAATGCGTTGGCTATCAGCCCAAAATCAAACTAAATGGTAGTGTGATAAGGTTCATCAGGTTGGCCCATCAATTCGCCAAGAAGGCGATATACGATCGACCGGAATGCCTTGTCCAAACCTTTACCACCGCAGTCGGACTGATCAGACCGATTATAGCCAAGTTTGACAGCCTGAGGTGCTTTGATGACTAA
- the LOC122614272 gene encoding uncharacterized protein LOC122614272, whose protein sequence is MSGFKSIFLLSCLAVFLIPRDTEAQATINESWGKLAKCTQVGIETLTTLADGIIPTIYELKQCSGYVSLEPPNGQHRKVTWYLKISYEFFKKLVFDEPRCLHSLLNKLAVTIKPYAEQISVLGCLDEDDYII, encoded by the exons ATGAGCGGGTTCAAGTCCATCTTTCTGCTCAGTTGTTTGGCT GTCTTCCTTATCCCACGGGACACTGAGGCACAGGCCACTATAAATGAAAGCTGGGGAAAGCTGGCCAAATGTACTCAGGTGGGCATCGAAACACTGACCACCCTGGCCGACGGAATTATCCCGACCATATATGAGTTGAAACAATGCTCCGGATACGTGTCTTTGGAGCCGCCAAACGGCCAGCACAGAAAGGTCACCTGGTACCTAAAGATATCCTATGAATTCTTCAAGAAACTGGTCTTCGACGAACCCAGATGTCTGCACAGTCTTCTCAACAAGTTGGCTGTTACCATCAAACCATATGCCGAGCAGATATCGGTACTAGGTTGCTTGGACGAAGACGATTATATCATTTAA
- the LOC122614256 gene encoding accessory gland protein Acp53Ea: MVTRGSESLFFSRLVESTEIRVPMKLMKATLVFGLLALVFVGQTEAQNPIWENWLSCSKIGAKAVASLLRETIPAVRTLLNCVDFDPPPNLGNSYLSKLKLYYELLRRGAFEKSQCLISPLKHSVRLLRPYVKSLETNNCLGQ; this comes from the exons ATGGTAACCAGGGGCTCCGAAAGTTTGTTCTTCAGCCGTTTAGTGGAAAGCACAGAGATAAGGGTTCCAATGAAACTGATGAAGGCTACACTAGTTTTCGGCTTACTGGCT CTCGTATTTGTGGGCCAAACCGAGGCGCAAAATCCAATATGGGAGAACTGGCTGTCATGCAGCAAAATCGGTGCTAAAGCGGTTGCCAGTCTACTGAGAGAAACAATCCCAGCTGTTCGCACTCTGCTGAACTGTGTTGACTTCGACCCACCACCCAATCTTGGAAATAGTTACCTTTCGAAACTCAAGTTATACTATGAGCTTCTGAGGCGAGGTGCGTTTGAAAAGTCCCAGTGCTTGATTTCACCACTCAAGCATTCCGTGAGACTACTGAGGCCCTATGTAAAATCGCTTGAGACCAACAATTGCTTGGGTCAATGA